The Chryseolinea soli genome contains a region encoding:
- a CDS encoding FAD-binding protein produces the protein MDKRSFLKASTALVAGTALSRLVACSPDKKPLSNWSGNLEYSTGNVFYPKTVEEVQAAVRQCDKVRALGSRHSFNRIADSTENQISLRDLNKIVSLDKTAGTVTVEAGVKYGEVCQYLHENGFALHNLASLPHISIAGSIATATHGSGVKNGNLATQVIAIEFVNGNAEIIHLSAEKDGDVFYGAVVGLGGIGVVTKVTLQLQPTFNMQQVVYRNLPMQALENNFLEIMSSGYSVSLFTDWKNKNVNEVWIKSRVEDGVPPAIAPEFYGAKLATQNMHPIEDQPAGNCTEQMGIPGPWFERLPHFKMGFTPSAGKELQAEYFVPLEHGYEAMMAMEKLHDKIAPYIFISEIRTIAADNLWLSPCYKRDAVALHTTWKQDWDGVMSVLPLIEEQLAPFGTRPHWGKLFTLAPAVLQSRIEKLDDARKLFNRYDPQGKFRNEFLDVNLYPAAS, from the coding sequence ATGGATAAACGATCATTTCTGAAAGCATCAACCGCTTTGGTGGCCGGCACGGCTTTATCGCGCCTGGTAGCTTGTTCGCCCGATAAAAAACCGCTGTCCAACTGGTCGGGCAATTTGGAGTACAGCACCGGCAATGTGTTCTATCCTAAAACCGTCGAAGAAGTGCAGGCGGCGGTGCGGCAATGCGACAAGGTGCGTGCCTTGGGTTCGCGCCACTCCTTCAACCGCATTGCCGACAGCACGGAAAACCAGATCTCGCTGCGAGACCTGAACAAAATCGTTTCCCTCGACAAAACAGCCGGTACGGTCACCGTGGAGGCTGGTGTGAAATACGGCGAAGTATGTCAATACCTGCATGAGAATGGGTTTGCATTGCACAACCTCGCATCGTTGCCTCACATTTCTATTGCGGGTTCCATCGCGACGGCCACCCATGGCTCGGGCGTAAAAAATGGAAACCTGGCCACGCAGGTTATCGCGATCGAATTTGTGAACGGCAATGCCGAGATCATACACCTGTCGGCCGAAAAAGATGGCGACGTGTTCTACGGCGCTGTGGTGGGGTTAGGCGGGATTGGGGTGGTCACGAAGGTGACGCTGCAACTTCAACCGACGTTCAACATGCAGCAAGTGGTGTATCGCAACCTGCCCATGCAGGCGTTAGAAAATAATTTTCTCGAGATCATGTCCAGCGGCTATAGCGTGAGCTTGTTTACGGATTGGAAGAACAAAAACGTGAACGAGGTCTGGATCAAAAGCCGCGTAGAGGATGGCGTACCCCCCGCGATAGCACCGGAGTTTTACGGGGCCAAACTCGCGACGCAAAACATGCACCCCATCGAAGACCAGCCGGCGGGAAATTGCACCGAACAAATGGGCATCCCAGGCCCGTGGTTTGAAAGGCTGCCCCACTTTAAAATGGGGTTCACACCCAGCGCCGGTAAAGAACTGCAGGCCGAATATTTTGTGCCGCTCGAACACGGCTACGAAGCCATGATGGCGATGGAAAAGCTTCACGATAAGATCGCCCCGTACATCTTTATTTCCGAGATCCGCACCATCGCCGCCGACAACCTCTGGCTAAGCCCTTGCTACAAACGCGATGCCGTGGCGTTGCACACCACCTGGAAGCAGGATTGGGATGGCGTGATGAGCGTGCTGCCGCTCATTGAAGAACAACTCGCACCCTTTGGCACCCGCCCGCATTGGGGCAAGCTGTTCACCCTGGCACCAGCGGTGTTGCAGTCGCGCATCGAAAAGCTGGATGACGCCCGGAAACTTTTTAACCGGTATGATCCCCAGGGAAAATTCAGAAACGAGTTCCTGGACGTCAACCTTTACCCGGCGGCGAGTTAG
- a CDS encoding 3-keto-disaccharide hydrolase: MKTFVTLCLPLLLLLTLSSHRPPENKASEWISLWDGKTFDGWKVAEHPGTFTIADGAIVVNGDRAHLFYEGPVMNHTFKNFEFKVKVMTTPGSNSGIFIHTTYQEDGWPSKGYEIQVNNTHTDWRKTGSVYGIQDVKVAPAKDNEWFTQSITVQGKKITIKINDKVINEYTEGENGKLSSGTFALQGHDPKSKVYYKDILVKPLPD, encoded by the coding sequence ATGAAAACCTTCGTCACCCTTTGCCTGCCCCTCCTCTTGTTGCTCACCTTGTCGTCGCATAGACCTCCTGAAAATAAAGCGAGCGAATGGATCAGTCTCTGGGATGGCAAAACATTCGACGGTTGGAAAGTCGCCGAACATCCGGGTACGTTTACCATCGCCGATGGCGCGATCGTGGTGAATGGCGATCGTGCACATTTGTTCTATGAAGGGCCGGTGATGAATCACACGTTCAAAAATTTTGAATTCAAAGTGAAGGTCATGACCACACCCGGGTCGAATTCCGGCATCTTTATTCACACGACCTACCAGGAAGACGGATGGCCCTCCAAGGGCTACGAGATCCAGGTGAACAATACCCATACCGATTGGCGCAAGACCGGCAGTGTCTATGGCATCCAGGATGTTAAAGTTGCGCCAGCAAAAGACAACGAGTGGTTCACGCAAAGCATTACCGTGCAAGGCAAAAAGATCACGATAAAGATCAACGATAAAGTGATCAACGAATACACCGAAGGCGAAAATGGCAAGCTTTCCTCCGGCACGTTCGCCTTGCAAGGACACGATCCAAAAAGCAAAGTCTATTACAAAGACATCCTGGTGAAACCCCTGCCCGACTGA
- a CDS encoding GNAT family N-acetyltransferase, whose product MFAQVEHPDHLDPQALDAYLARGWFRMGQTIFTTNFLHFSDQMYSAIWLRVALDDFGKDSAQAKLFKQNKNFQTRIQPAVLTSEHEALYHRYRQPLAFEPSASLGQLLFGKRAVNTIYNTYEITVHDGEKLIAVGFFDLGLHSAMGITSVYDPEYKKYSLGKYLIYRKMDFCKMQGLRYFYPGYFVPGYAYFDYKLTIGRTALQFLKLTTQQWVPIAQFNDDDVPYQVMFNKLESLKALLPAGQILKYEYFDANLVPDLKDFELFDFPLLLQYSDPSENGILQTVTFDVRDGEFHMLLCSPAFTPKEPTSDPDFYSRHLLLVEQELFSTPSPHDMAEVILKFVRPLS is encoded by the coding sequence ATGTTCGCCCAGGTTGAGCACCCCGACCATTTAGATCCGCAAGCGCTGGACGCCTACCTGGCGCGGGGCTGGTTTAGGATGGGCCAAACCATCTTCACCACCAACTTCCTGCATTTTTCGGACCAAATGTACAGCGCCATATGGCTGCGTGTAGCGCTCGACGATTTTGGTAAAGACAGTGCCCAGGCAAAATTGTTCAAACAGAACAAAAATTTTCAAACCCGCATTCAACCGGCGGTACTCACTTCCGAGCACGAAGCGCTCTACCACCGCTACCGGCAGCCGCTGGCGTTCGAGCCTTCCGCCTCGTTGGGCCAGTTGCTGTTTGGCAAGCGCGCGGTGAATACGATCTACAATACCTATGAGATAACGGTACACGACGGTGAAAAGCTTATCGCCGTTGGTTTTTTTGACCTGGGCTTGCACAGCGCCATGGGCATTACCTCCGTGTACGATCCGGAATACAAAAAATACAGCCTGGGGAAATACCTCATTTACCGGAAAATGGATTTCTGTAAAATGCAGGGGCTCCGCTATTTTTATCCGGGATATTTTGTTCCCGGCTATGCCTATTTCGACTACAAGCTCACCATCGGCCGCACGGCACTTCAATTTCTAAAACTCACCACCCAACAGTGGGTGCCCATCGCCCAATTCAACGATGACGATGTGCCCTACCAGGTGATGTTCAACAAACTTGAAAGCCTCAAGGCACTTTTGCCCGCCGGCCAGATCCTGAAATATGAATATTTTGACGCGAACCTCGTACCCGACTTGAAGGATTTCGAGTTGTTTGATTTTCCGTTGTTGCTGCAATATTCGGATCCTTCGGAGAACGGCATTCTCCAGACGGTCACGTTTGATGTGCGCGACGGAGAGTTTCACATGCTGCTTTGCTCACCGGCGTTCACGCCAAAAGAACCCACGAGCGATCCGGACTTTTACTCGCGCCATCTCCTCCTGGTAGAACAGGAGCTCTTTTCAACGCCGTCGCCACACGACATGGCCGAAGTGATCCTGAAATTTGTCAGGCCCTTATCATAA
- a CDS encoding alpha/beta hydrolase, with amino-acid sequence MKPLFPAFVFFCITLNVVAQPDRIKSIFPAGTVMHQNIAYANDTLKKHLLDIYLPAKATANTPLVIWVHGGAWMLNDKYADMGYMKNTIRTILEKGYALASIDYRHSTTAVFPAQIQDCNQAVEYLYNHAATYKFDKNKFVLMGFSAGGHLASLLALSNNQNQPGFYAGNKKPSFPIKAVLDFYGPSNFLLFYGGADPNVPDETPVGKLLGASPVKRPDLSNTASPVTYVDKNDPPFFIVHGEKDQDVPPTQSYLLKSYLDLAHVRNELTVVKGAPHFGEMFDTEEVRTKLFAFLDSVMK; translated from the coding sequence ATGAAACCGCTTTTCCCTGCTTTCGTCTTCTTTTGCATTACCCTAAACGTTGTCGCGCAGCCCGACCGGATAAAATCGATCTTCCCCGCGGGTACGGTCATGCATCAAAACATCGCCTACGCGAACGATACACTGAAAAAGCATTTGCTGGATATTTACCTCCCCGCCAAAGCCACTGCCAACACGCCCCTAGTGATCTGGGTGCATGGTGGCGCGTGGATGTTGAACGATAAATATGCGGACATGGGATATATGAAAAACACCATCCGCACGATCCTGGAAAAAGGCTATGCCCTGGCTTCCATCGACTACCGGCACAGCACGACGGCGGTGTTCCCCGCACAGATCCAGGATTGCAACCAGGCGGTCGAATACTTGTACAACCATGCGGCGACCTACAAGTTCGATAAGAATAAATTTGTACTGATGGGTTTCTCTGCCGGTGGACACCTGGCATCGCTGTTGGCCCTGTCGAACAACCAAAACCAACCTGGTTTTTATGCCGGGAATAAAAAGCCTTCGTTCCCGATCAAAGCGGTGCTGGACTTTTATGGCCCCAGCAACTTTTTACTTTTCTACGGAGGCGCGGATCCCAATGTGCCCGACGAAACGCCTGTCGGAAAACTGCTTGGCGCTTCGCCGGTGAAACGTCCCGATCTCAGCAACACGGCCAGTCCCGTGACCTATGTCGATAAAAACGACCCGCCGTTTTTTATTGTTCACGGCGAAAAGGACCAGGACGTTCCGCCTACGCAATCGTATCTCCTCAAATCCTATCTGGACCTGGCACATGTTAGAAACGAGTTGACGGTCGTGAAAGGTGCTCCGCACTTTGGTGAAATGTTCGACACGGAAGAAGTGCGCACAAAATTATTTGCTTTCCTGGATAGCGTCATGAAATAA
- a CDS encoding response regulator, which produces MEKKICVLYADDDADDVEMFQEILREIDRSILFLYAADGLQALRVLREAIVLPDVVFLDINMPLINGKECLMEIRRDENLKTIPVVMYSTSSTEHEVVQCLELGASDYLCKAANYKKLREDIESILKNLRSTQAYKIN; this is translated from the coding sequence ATGGAGAAAAAGATCTGTGTGTTGTATGCTGATGATGATGCAGACGACGTCGAAATGTTTCAAGAAATTTTGCGCGAGATCGATCGCTCCATCCTGTTCCTGTATGCCGCCGATGGCCTTCAGGCCCTGAGGGTACTTCGAGAAGCGATCGTCCTCCCCGATGTTGTTTTCCTCGACATCAACATGCCCCTCATCAATGGCAAGGAATGCCTGATGGAGATTCGCCGTGACGAGAATTTGAAAACGATCCCCGTGGTGATGTATTCCACCTCCAGCACCGAGCACGAAGTCGTGCAATGTTTGGAACTGGGCGCTTCAGACTATCTCTGTAAAGCCGCAAACTATAAAAAACTGCGCGAGGACATTGAGTCCATTTTGAAGAACCTGAGGTCTACACAGGCTTATAAAATCAATTAG
- a CDS encoding antibiotic biosynthesis monooxygenase — translation MITRIWHGRTALKNAASYLQFLLNEGTREYLQTPGNLSVKVWQKMDADCCHFWTVTEWTDIEAIKKFAGEDYKKAKYYPEDEGILLEFEEGVEHCESFVVRG, via the coding sequence ATGATCACCCGAATCTGGCATGGACGAACCGCTCTGAAGAACGCAGCGTCCTATCTTCAATTTCTCCTCAACGAGGGCACACGGGAATACCTGCAAACACCCGGCAACCTGTCGGTCAAAGTATGGCAAAAGATGGACGCCGATTGCTGTCATTTTTGGACGGTAACGGAATGGACGGACATCGAGGCGATTAAGAAGTTTGCAGGAGAGGATTATAAAAAGGCGAAGTATTATCCGGAGGATGAGGGGATATTGTTGGAGTTTGAGGAGGGGGTGGAGCATTGTGAGAGTTTTGTCGTGAGGGGATAA
- a CDS encoding response regulator transcription factor: protein MSKIKVLLADDHKIIRIGLRGILEREEDMEVVGEAESGGEVLDMLQKTVTDVVLMDIDMGRSNGTETTRKVRAMFPDVRVLALTMHEEAEHIIYMLEAGASGYLLKNVGRDELLSAIRTVVQGNSYFSHTVSATLLKAITDLKSKPSSASKQSSGSPLSDREIEVLKLIAQEHSNGEIAEKLFISIRTVDTHRRNILEKLQVKNTAGLVKYAIEKALI from the coding sequence ATGAGCAAGATCAAGGTATTGTTGGCGGATGATCATAAGATCATCCGGATTGGGTTGCGGGGGATATTGGAGCGCGAGGAGGATATGGAGGTTGTGGGGGAAGCCGAGAGCGGGGGCGAGGTGTTGGATATGCTTCAAAAAACCGTGACGGATGTGGTGTTGATGGACATCGACATGGGGCGGAGCAATGGAACGGAGACTACCCGGAAGGTGCGGGCCATGTTTCCGGATGTCCGGGTGCTGGCCCTGACGATGCATGAGGAGGCGGAGCATATCATCTATATGCTGGAGGCTGGCGCGAGCGGGTATTTGCTGAAAAATGTGGGACGTGACGAATTGCTTTCCGCTATCCGTACCGTTGTACAGGGAAACAGTTATTTCAGTCATACGGTGTCGGCTACATTGTTGAAGGCCATTACCGATCTGAAAAGCAAGCCCTCTTCTGCATCCAAACAGAGTTCGGGGTCGCCCCTCTCCGATCGCGAGATCGAGGTGCTCAAGCTCATCGCCCAGGAACACTCCAACGGCGAGATCGCAGAAAAGCTTTTCATCAGCATCCGGACAGTGGATACACACCGCAGAAACATCCTGGAAAAATTACAGGTAAAGAATACGGCGGGGCTTGTCAAGTACGCTATCGAAAAAGCGCTTATTTAG
- a CDS encoding RNA polymerase sigma factor: MKTEVRKSDEELITAILANDTDALGELYNRYYKKVFQKCLSLVKDPDEAFDLAQEALLKAFDHLKNFRKDSSFSTWLYIIAHRHCLLALRKKNKNGVQSNEVLDDEADRLAENTDEAEHRIESEAIMFSLINQLPEADRELLFLKYREGESIEALQQKLQLSTSAIKMRLKRSKEKLNNVYVVALSVGLAEALAMLA; encoded by the coding sequence ATGAAGACCGAGGTCCGCAAATCCGACGAAGAATTGATCACCGCCATCCTGGCAAACGACACCGATGCCCTTGGCGAATTGTATAACCGCTACTACAAAAAAGTTTTTCAAAAGTGTCTCTCGTTGGTAAAAGATCCCGACGAAGCGTTTGACCTGGCGCAGGAAGCTTTGTTGAAAGCATTCGACCATCTCAAGAATTTCCGGAAAGATTCTTCCTTCTCCACTTGGTTATATATCATCGCACACCGCCATTGCCTTTTGGCGCTGCGAAAGAAAAATAAAAACGGCGTGCAATCCAACGAAGTGTTGGATGACGAAGCCGACCGTCTTGCCGAAAACACCGACGAAGCAGAACATCGCATCGAATCGGAGGCCATCATGTTTAGCCTCATCAACCAGTTGCCCGAAGCCGACAGAGAATTGCTCTTCCTGAAATACCGCGAAGGCGAATCCATCGAAGCGCTGCAACAAAAATTGCAGCTTTCCACCAGCGCCATCAAAATGCGTCTGAAGCGTTCCAAGGAAAAACTGAACAACGTCTATGTGGTAGCCCTTAGCGTTGGCCTAGCGGAAGCGTTGGCCATGTTGGCATAA
- a CDS encoding ATP-binding protein yields MKIKPNRLQATGIYVLLVLSILLVIVSAYITHYNTVEKEESTKTVIRRYRSIESATKLLSLIHDMESAQRGYILSGDSVFLTPYQQAQGAISTETSILKKLINDNEEQTRFLEGEILQVIRQRSEDLDNGIRIYNAHGKDSADHRINIKTGQTHMDALRILVEDLVRRERLLLARQNETLEKNMSVEDTVRFIAFSLIGLTSLVALIALIERQRSIKNLVETLNRANEALEEKVQERTKQLVEANAAKDHFLGIASHDLKAPLSGILRLIEVLKLEGSMRAEKDQEYLNYMEDACHDMLRLILNLLDINRIERGATPIVKQPVDVGKLMAKLENEFSHQARLKHIDFKAGTISGLLNTDADALSRVLENLLSNAIKFSPRHRVVQLHAEKNADGFRFAVTDEGPGIPEEDLPYLFGKFQKLSNKPTGGEGSTGLGLSIAKELTHLLGGKITVASELAKGTVFTVTIPES; encoded by the coding sequence ATGAAGATAAAACCCAACCGGTTGCAGGCCACTGGCATCTACGTATTGCTCGTGCTCTCCATTTTACTGGTGATCGTGAGTGCCTACATCACGCACTACAACACGGTTGAAAAAGAAGAGTCGACCAAAACGGTGATCCGTCGCTACCGGTCCATCGAGTCGGCTACGAAGCTGCTTTCGCTGATCCATGACATGGAGTCGGCGCAAAGGGGCTATATTCTTTCCGGCGACAGCGTTTTCCTTACGCCGTACCAACAGGCCCAGGGCGCGATCTCAACCGAAACCAGCATCCTCAAGAAGCTGATCAACGACAACGAGGAGCAAACCCGCTTCCTGGAAGGCGAGATCCTGCAGGTCATTCGACAGCGATCGGAAGACCTGGACAATGGGATCCGCATCTATAATGCTCACGGCAAAGACAGCGCCGATCACCGCATAAACATCAAGACGGGGCAGACCCACATGGACGCGCTGCGCATTTTGGTGGAAGACCTGGTGCGCCGGGAACGTCTGCTTTTGGCGCGGCAAAATGAGACGCTGGAGAAGAACATGAGCGTGGAGGACACCGTGCGCTTCATCGCTTTCTCGCTCATCGGCCTCACTTCGCTGGTGGCGCTGATCGCGTTGATCGAACGGCAGCGAAGCATCAAAAATCTTGTCGAAACGCTAAACCGGGCCAACGAAGCGTTGGAAGAAAAAGTGCAGGAACGCACCAAGCAGTTGGTGGAAGCCAATGCCGCCAAAGACCATTTCCTCGGCATCGCATCGCACGATCTGAAGGCGCCTTTGTCGGGGATTCTCCGTCTCATTGAGGTGCTGAAATTGGAAGGGTCCATGCGCGCAGAAAAAGACCAGGAATACCTGAACTATATGGAGGACGCCTGCCACGACATGCTGCGCCTCATCCTAAACCTGCTCGACATCAACCGGATCGAACGCGGGGCCACACCCATCGTGAAACAACCGGTGGATGTGGGTAAGCTTATGGCCAAACTGGAAAATGAATTTTCGCACCAGGCCCGGCTGAAACACATTGACTTCAAGGCCGGGACGATCTCGGGCCTGCTCAACACGGATGCCGATGCGTTGTCGCGCGTGTTGGAAAATCTCCTTTCCAACGCCATCAAATTTTCGCCGCGTCACCGGGTCGTACAATTGCATGCAGAAAAAAATGCCGATGGCTTTCGCTTCGCGGTCACGGATGAAGGGCCCGGGATCCCGGAAGAAGATCTTCCTTACCTGTTCGGAAAATTTCAAAAGCTTTCGAATAAACCTACCGGTGGTGAAGGCTCAACCGGTCTGGGATTGTCCATCGCCAAAGAACTGACCCATCTGTTAGGGGGAAAAATTACGGTCGCCAGCGAATTGGCTAAAGGAACGGTATTCACGGTAACCATTCCTGAAAGTTGA
- a CDS encoding bleomycin resistance protein, whose product MNIIPSMRCSDMKRSLDFYTTVLDFKHHGTWPDTGSPSYSILSREGAELHLSSYSGDGTFGNVACILIQNIDQLFQQYVARGLNAKAKRDSPVHQGPTDQTWGTREFYVDDPDGNTLRFVQR is encoded by the coding sequence ATGAACATTATCCCTTCCATGCGATGCAGTGACATGAAGCGATCACTGGATTTCTACACCACAGTGCTCGACTTCAAGCACCATGGAACGTGGCCCGACACCGGGTCGCCTTCCTATAGCATTCTCAGTCGTGAAGGCGCCGAGTTGCACCTGTCTAGCTATTCCGGCGATGGTACCTTTGGCAACGTAGCATGCATTCTGATTCAAAACATCGATCAGCTTTTTCAACAGTATGTAGCGCGCGGGTTGAATGCGAAAGCAAAAAGGGATTCACCGGTTCACCAGGGCCCTACGGATCAAACCTGGGGAACACGGGAGTTCTATGTGGATGATCCCGATGGGAACACGCTGCGATTTGTCCAGCGTTAA
- a CDS encoding GlxA family transcriptional regulator gives MKHISILVPRGHTSLVNIEGSHQIFSELNVFLNQLGRAPLFTVQLVGVEKGTSQRNGLFTIAPDVLIRDVKKTDLIIIPSVHGDQKQAMEMNAEFIPWIKTQYAQGASVASLCLGAFFLAFTGLLDDKPCATHWMMASAFRQMFPQINLMDNKIITEKDRVYTSGGAYSYLNLILYLVEKMAGRDVAVLASKAYAIDIDRQSQSPFIIFEGQKSHQDEPIKQVQAFIEGNYQDRITVDKLSHQFALGRRSFERRFKKATGNTVMEYIQRIKIEAAKRDFETSGKNINEVIYDVGYTDTKAFRTIFKKITGLTPVEYRNKYNKLEVTV, from the coding sequence ATGAAACACATATCCATTCTCGTACCGCGTGGCCATACCAGCCTGGTGAACATCGAAGGGAGTCACCAGATCTTTTCAGAGCTGAATGTTTTTCTGAATCAACTCGGTAGAGCGCCCCTGTTTACCGTGCAGTTGGTAGGCGTCGAAAAAGGAACCAGTCAGCGCAACGGACTTTTTACCATCGCACCCGATGTGCTGATCCGGGATGTAAAGAAGACCGATCTCATTATTATCCCCTCTGTGCATGGCGACCAGAAGCAAGCCATGGAAATGAACGCCGAATTTATTCCCTGGATCAAAACGCAATACGCACAAGGTGCGTCGGTAGCCAGCTTGTGCCTGGGCGCATTCTTTCTCGCCTTCACGGGCCTCCTGGACGATAAGCCCTGCGCCACCCATTGGATGATGGCCTCCGCGTTCCGGCAAATGTTCCCGCAGATCAACCTGATGGACAATAAGATCATCACCGAAAAAGATCGCGTCTATACCAGTGGAGGAGCGTATTCATACCTCAACCTGATCCTCTATCTCGTGGAAAAAATGGCTGGCCGCGACGTCGCCGTGCTTGCTTCCAAAGCCTATGCGATCGACATCGACCGTCAAAGCCAATCGCCGTTCATTATTTTTGAAGGACAGAAGTCGCACCAGGACGAACCCATCAAACAAGTACAGGCGTTTATTGAAGGCAACTACCAGGACCGCATCACCGTGGATAAACTCTCTCATCAATTTGCCTTGGGCAGAAGAAGTTTCGAACGCCGGTTCAAGAAGGCTACCGGCAACACCGTGATGGAATACATTCAACGCATAAAGATCGAAGCCGCAAAACGCGACTTTGAAACGAGCGGTAAAAACATCAACGAAGTGATCTATGATGTGGGCTACACCGATACGAAAGCGTTCCGCACGATCTTCAAAAAGATCACGGGACTAACCCCGGTGGAGTATAGGAATAAGTACAATAAACTAGAGGTCACGGTGTGA
- a CDS encoding VOC family protein has translation MASINSYLTFSGNCLEAMTFYKECLGGELVLQTVGESPFAAFMPSHMKHYVLNSTLTNDTLVLMGSDMVPETGLSRGNSISMMLHCNSEEQARTYYSRLAADGVPTHPLEDTFWGAVFGDLTDKFGNHWLLYFEKKSNA, from the coding sequence ATGGCCAGCATCAACTCCTACCTCACATTTTCCGGCAACTGCCTCGAGGCGATGACCTTCTACAAGGAGTGCCTGGGCGGTGAGTTGGTCTTGCAAACCGTAGGCGAATCACCCTTTGCTGCGTTCATGCCGTCGCATATGAAACACTATGTGCTCAACTCCACGCTCACCAACGACACGCTGGTGCTGATGGGTTCGGACATGGTTCCGGAGACCGGGCTTTCGCGGGGAAACTCCATTTCCATGATGCTCCACTGCAACAGCGAAGAACAGGCCCGCACCTATTATTCGCGTCTCGCGGCCGATGGCGTACCAACGCATCCCCTGGAAGACACGTTTTGGGGCGCCGTCTTTGGTGATCTCACCGACAAATTCGGCAACCACTGGCTCCTTTATTTTGAAAAAAAATCTAATGCTTAA
- a CDS encoding DoxX family protein: MKTINILYWVFTGLFAALMIFSSFSNIVTAPDAVELIKAKLGYPTYIIPFLGVAKLLGAITILIPRFPRLKEWAYAGLMFDLIGATYSAFAIGEAGAAFMFIFVALGFISYYFYRRRETMMAASK; encoded by the coding sequence ATGAAAACAATCAACATTCTGTATTGGGTATTCACCGGGCTCTTCGCCGCCCTGATGATCTTTTCCTCCTTCTCCAATATCGTCACGGCACCCGACGCTGTGGAATTGATAAAAGCAAAATTGGGATATCCCACTTATATCATTCCCTTTCTTGGAGTAGCCAAATTGCTGGGCGCCATCACCATCCTCATTCCCCGCTTTCCGCGACTGAAGGAATGGGCCTATGCAGGGTTGATGTTCGACCTGATCGGCGCAACCTATTCGGCATTCGCGATCGGCGAAGCAGGCGCTGCATTCATGTTCATCTTTGTCGCCCTGGGGTTTATTTCCTATTACTTCTATCGCCGGAGAGAAACGATGATGGCGGCATCGAAATAA